From one Pseudoliparis swirei isolate HS2019 ecotype Mariana Trench chromosome 5, NWPU_hadal_v1, whole genome shotgun sequence genomic stretch:
- the rabggta gene encoding geranylgeranyl transferase type-2 subunit alpha, with the protein MHGRVKVKSTAQQEEAKRKEREKKLKVYVAARDACFSKRKDGLLDEGSLQITQQLLLSNPDFGTLWNYRREALLHLETVRDEDEVQKLYEAELSFLEACLKVNPKSYGSWHHRAWSATRMPRPLWARELSLCDRCLSLDDRNFHCWDYRRMVVRLSGVPVDQELAFTDRLIGSNFSNYSSWHYRSTLLPLLHPQPEAEPPRASSTPPPPSPQSRSHRVCEEQLLKEYELVQNAFFTDPNDQSAWFYYRWLLGRAEHEEMISCMFVSREDERVSVAFSRTANSAGLLLVLDGQPQKVEWRTVHPQLKHSPVWICDLAPGSISDVSNEHILTVHWMEKHTHRDCALHSGRTESWCRDSATDQELFRSDLSVEKTSVLQSELQSCKQLQELEPLNKWCLLTIILLMRALDPLGYEKETLAHFQTLQEVDSMRSAYYGDLCSKFMIENTVLKMEYAEVRVFSISDKGLTTLCHLDQLLLVTHINLSSNQLRRLPPQFSMLQCLEVLEAKDNSLEDLEGVRQLPRLEEVLLKNNNISTPAALRPLASCPKLRRLDLRGNPVARVAGVEAELTAMLPSGVDLLL; encoded by the exons agAAAAGATGGCCTCCTGGACGAGGGTTCTCTCCAGATCACGCAGCAGCTCCTCTTGTCCAATCCTGACTTTGGGACGCTGTGGAACTACCGGAGGGAGGCGCTGCTGCACCTGGAGACCGTCAG GGACGAGGATGAAGTGCAGAAGCTGTACGAGGCCGAGCTCTCCTTCCTGGAGGCGTGTCTTAAGGTCAACCCCAAGTCCTACGGCAGCTGGCACCACCGGGCCTGGAGCGCCACGCggatgccccgccccctttggGCCAGAGAGCTCAGCCTGTGTGACCGCTGCCTGAGCCTGGACGACCGCAACt tccacTGTTGGGACTACCGCCGCATGGTGGTGCGTCTGTCCGGCGTGCCGGTGGACCAGGAGTTGGCGTTCACCGACCGCCTCATCGGCTCCAACTTCTCCAACTACTCCAGTTGGCACTACCGCAGcacgctgctgccgctgctgcacCCGCAgccggaggcggagcctccacGCGCCTcctccacgccgccgccgccttccCCGCAGAGCCGCTCCCATCGCGTCTGCGAGGAGCAGCTCCTCAAAG AATACGAGCTGGTGCAGAACGCTTTCTTCACCGACCCCAACGACCAGAGCGCTTGGTTCTACTATCGCTGGCTGCTGGGCCgag cGGAGCACGAGGAGATGATCAGCTGCATGTTCGTGAGCCGCGAGGACGAGCGAGTGTCCGTCGCCTTCTCCCGGACCGCCAAC TCGGCCGGCCTCCTGCTGGTGCTGGACGGTCAGCCTCAGAAGGTGGAGTGGAGGACCGTCCACCCGCAACTCAAACACAGCCCGGTGTGG atcTGTGACCTCGCTCCCGGCTCGATCAGCGACGTCTCCAACGAGCACATCCTGACGGTGCACTGGATGGAGAAGCACACGCACCGGGACTGTGCGCTGCACTCAG GTCGGACTGAGAGCTGGTGTCGGGACTCGGCCACGGATCAGGAGCTCTTCAG gAGCGATCTCTCCGTGGAGAAGACCTCTGTGCTGCAGTCGGAGCTGCAGTCGTGTAAACAGCTGCAAGAGCTGGAGCCGCTCAATAAGT GGTGCTTACTGACCATCATCCTCCTGATGAGGGCGCTGGACCCTCTGGGCTACGAGAAGGAGACGCTGGCTCATTTCCAGACGCTGCAG GAAGTGGATTCCATGCGCTCGGCTTATTACGGCGACCTGTGCAGCAAGTTCATGATCGAGAACACCGTCCTGAAGATGGAGTACGCCGAGGTCCGCGTCTTCAGCATCTCAGACAAG GGCCTGACCACGTTATGCCACCTGGACCAGCTGCTGTTGGTCACCCACATCAACCTGTCATCCAATCAGCTGCGTCGCCTCCCTCCTCAGTTCTCCATGCTGCAGTGTCTGgag gtccTGGAGGCCAAGGACAACTCTCTAGAGGACCTGGAAGGAGTCCGTCAGCTCCCCCGACTGGAGGAGGTCCTCCTGAAGAACAACA ACATCTCCACGCCGGCGGCGCTGCGGCCGCTGGCCTCCTGCCCCAAGCTGCGGCGCCTCGACCTCCGCGGCAACCCCGTCGCCCGGGTGGCCggcgtggaggcggagcttacggCGATGCTGCCCTCAGGCGTGGACCTCCTGCTCTGA